In a single window of the Paenibacillus sp. MMS20-IR301 genome:
- a CDS encoding penicillin-binding transpeptidase domain-containing protein, whose amino-acid sequence MSVFRKQASPTDEKDSKSSLGLRLNVFFFSTFVIFCVIIIRLAVVQFVEGPTLTEVETSRDTKSVPLASIRGAIRAAGGEEIAYSTSVQSLYVTLTKEYTAKVVDKETGISTLKPEARENAYALANSLVAQFNKFGDPNGEKLSVNDVISSLDLYFKKYSGYMARKIKSGLTSQEIAYFMEHKSEFPGVEIVEEGVRHYDKDTVAVQTVGYIKPFKSSSTLNIYKNILNAMKKIGSDPGLSYKDDEFVGFDGLELQYQRELRGKNGYQVISVNPQNMAEKVEEVVPPVKGNDIWMTINKDVQLKTEQAITEQIDWLHKNAVQGKTHPDAVTGYAVAMEVDTGNIVAMASMPDYDTNVWTAEKLDSAVWNQIMGNYQNGTITPYSSGMSGHGFGSTVLLGSTIKPLSVLIGLNEGFFSTSYTYTDKGIAYFGKDDKSSVRNSSGHVYGRMDPAKAIEDSSNVFMVDMVGKKLYEQYQGKGIEVWDKYMKEFGLGVSTQSGLPNEYLGQINYTDIKAAGSAQAALVYASFGQQGRYTVLQLAQYASTLANEGVRIKPQLVSKITDSEGNVVKKFEREVLDEVTTFDKSFWKEIKQGMNSKVSAFADFPYDFARKTGTSQQLGKGELRDNGVFIAFAPRNNPKLAVAVVIPEGGFGSNSAAPVARKIFDAYDWEYGLDGIPKKNVKTADPAAGDAATTGGGADTAAGTAGTTGTN is encoded by the coding sequence GTGAGTGTTTTCCGAAAGCAGGCCTCTCCCACAGACGAGAAGGACAGCAAGAGCTCGCTTGGCCTGCGGCTAAACGTGTTTTTCTTCAGCACGTTTGTTATTTTTTGCGTAATTATCATCCGTCTGGCAGTAGTGCAGTTTGTGGAAGGTCCTACCCTGACTGAGGTGGAGACCAGCCGGGATACCAAAAGTGTGCCGCTTGCTTCTATCCGCGGGGCTATCCGTGCTGCCGGAGGCGAAGAGATTGCGTATTCGACCTCGGTTCAGTCGCTGTATGTAACGCTGACGAAAGAATACACAGCTAAAGTTGTAGATAAGGAAACCGGAATCAGCACACTGAAGCCTGAAGCCCGGGAGAACGCCTATGCCCTGGCTAACAGCCTGGTGGCGCAGTTTAATAAATTCGGCGATCCGAACGGCGAGAAGCTGTCGGTGAATGATGTGATCAGTTCCCTGGATTTATATTTCAAGAAATATTCCGGCTATATGGCCCGCAAAATCAAATCCGGGTTGACCTCGCAGGAAATCGCCTATTTCATGGAGCATAAAAGTGAGTTTCCCGGCGTTGAGATTGTAGAGGAAGGCGTACGGCATTACGACAAGGATACAGTTGCTGTACAGACGGTAGGGTATATCAAGCCGTTCAAATCCTCCAGTACGCTCAATATCTACAAAAATATTCTGAATGCGATGAAGAAGATCGGTTCAGATCCCGGACTGAGCTATAAAGACGATGAGTTTGTAGGCTTTGACGGCCTGGAGCTGCAGTATCAGCGTGAGCTGCGCGGCAAAAACGGCTATCAGGTGATTTCTGTTAATCCGCAGAATATGGCTGAGAAGGTTGAAGAGGTTGTACCGCCGGTCAAGGGCAACGATATATGGATGACGATTAATAAGGATGTCCAGCTCAAGACTGAGCAAGCGATTACGGAACAAATTGACTGGCTGCATAAGAATGCGGTACAGGGCAAGACCCACCCCGATGCAGTAACAGGCTACGCTGTGGCTATGGAGGTGGATACAGGGAATATCGTTGCTATGGCCAGCATGCCGGATTATGATACGAATGTCTGGACTGCAGAGAAGCTGGATTCTGCCGTATGGAACCAGATTATGGGCAACTACCAGAACGGTACCATTACTCCTTATTCCTCGGGGATGTCCGGACATGGGTTTGGCTCTACAGTACTGCTGGGTTCAACCATTAAGCCGCTGAGTGTGCTGATTGGGCTGAATGAAGGCTTCTTCAGCACTTCCTATACGTATACTGACAAAGGTATCGCTTATTTCGGCAAGGATGACAAGTCTTCTGTGCGCAACTCCTCCGGGCACGTGTACGGCCGGATGGACCCGGCGAAGGCGATTGAGGACTCCTCTAACGTATTTATGGTCGACATGGTCGGCAAGAAGCTGTATGAGCAATATCAGGGCAAGGGAATTGAGGTCTGGGACAAATACATGAAGGAATTCGGTCTTGGCGTATCTACCCAAAGCGGACTTCCCAATGAATATCTCGGACAGATCAACTACACCGATATCAAGGCAGCAGGCAGTGCGCAAGCGGCACTGGTCTATGCCTCCTTCGGGCAGCAGGGACGTTATACTGTACTTCAGCTTGCCCAGTATGCTTCAACGCTGGCCAATGAAGGAGTACGTATTAAGCCGCAACTGGTCAGTAAAATCACCGATTCAGAAGGCAACGTGGTCAAGAAATTTGAGCGCGAGGTGCTGGATGAAGTCACAACGTTTGATAAATCGTTCTGGAAAGAAATTAAGCAAGGCATGAACAGTAAGGTTTCGGCGTTCGCCGATTTCCCTTATGATTTTGCCCGCAAGACAGGGACGTCCCAGCAGCTCGGTAAAGGGGAACTGCGAGATAACGGGGTATTTATTGCTTTTGCTCCGCGTAATAATCCTAAGCTGGCTGTTGCTGTAGTTATTCCTGAAGGCGGGTTTGGCTCCAACAGTGCCGCGCCGGTCGCGCGTAAAATATTCGACGCTTATGACTGGGAGTACGGGCTGGACGGGATTCCTAAGAAAAATGTAAAAACTGCAGACCCCGCTGCCGGGGATGCTGCAACTACCGGGGGAGGAGCGGACACAGCGGCAGGAACTGCCGGAACGACAGGAACCAACTGA
- a CDS encoding HAD family hydrolase — translation MTAKYRLLALDMDGTLLNDELKITPKTVEWIKKAMEAGVHVCLSTGRSSRSAMPYAEQLGLKTPMIMVNGSEVWRAPYELYRRSLMDVEQVKQMHKIAEEFDVWFWAYSVDEVYNRDTWDGDIEGREWLKFGYSTEDHEIRHKLLMRLQELGGLEITNSSPFNLEINPLGVNKASGILEVCKLLGINMSQVVAVGDSLNDLAAIQQAGFGVAMGNAQEVVKQEADAVVATNNNDGIAEVIQKYILTEAGASAGRISKRA, via the coding sequence ATGACTGCCAAATACCGCCTGCTTGCACTGGATATGGATGGAACCCTGCTGAATGATGAACTGAAAATTACCCCCAAGACTGTGGAATGGATTAAAAAAGCGATGGAGGCCGGAGTGCATGTCTGCCTGTCAACCGGACGCTCCTCGCGGAGTGCTATGCCTTATGCCGAGCAGCTCGGACTTAAGACGCCGATGATTATGGTCAACGGAAGCGAGGTCTGGCGTGCGCCTTATGAGCTGTACCGCCGCTCCCTGATGGATGTGGAGCAGGTTAAGCAGATGCATAAGATTGCTGAGGAATTTGATGTATGGTTCTGGGCGTATTCCGTGGATGAAGTATATAACCGGGATACCTGGGACGGCGATATCGAGGGCCGGGAATGGCTGAAATTCGGTTATTCGACCGAGGATCACGAGATCCGCCATAAGCTGCTGATGCGGCTTCAGGAGCTTGGCGGGCTGGAGATTACCAACTCCTCGCCGTTTAATCTGGAGATTAATCCGCTTGGCGTCAATAAGGCGTCCGGCATTCTGGAGGTCTGCAAGCTGCTTGGGATTAACATGTCACAGGTAGTTGCCGTCGGCGACAGCCTGAATGATCTGGCGGCCATCCAGCAGGCCGGCTTCGGAGTAGCGATGGGCAACGCGCAGGAGGTCGTCAAGCAGGAGGCCGACGCAGTGGTGGCTACGAATAATAATGACGGGATTGCGGAAGTGATCCAGAAGTATATTTTGACGGAGGCGGGAGCCTCAGCCGGAAGGATTTCCAAGCGGGCTTGA
- a CDS encoding thioredoxin family protein yields the protein MDKITSPAGFQVAIQSPRLTVAVFKADWCSDCKFIDPFMPDVELKYGDRLTLVEVDVDAVGDVSQEQNILGIPSFVAYTDGRELVRFVNKLRKSREEIENFLNTALDVYLSIHK from the coding sequence ATGGATAAAATTACTTCTCCTGCCGGTTTTCAGGTCGCAATTCAATCTCCGCGCCTGACAGTGGCGGTGTTCAAGGCGGACTGGTGCTCCGACTGCAAATTCATCGATCCGTTTATGCCGGATGTAGAGCTCAAATATGGTGACCGCCTCACACTGGTTGAAGTTGATGTGGATGCCGTGGGCGATGTCAGCCAGGAACAGAATATACTGGGCATTCCCAGCTTTGTCGCTTATACCGACGGCCGGGAACTGGTCAGATTTGTGAATAAGCTCCGCAAGTCGCGTGAGGAAATTGAGAATTTCCTGAATACGGCACTGGACGTTTACCTCAGCATTCACAAGTAA
- a CDS encoding DUF456 family protein, with protein sequence MTILGWILIIALFAVGLAGAVYPILPGALAIYLAFFVYGWFFSFGSFGAWFWIIQTLIVVVLFVADYVVGAWGVKKFGGSRASVIGSTIGIIVGPFVIPAFGLLIGPFLGAFIGELIAGSKPDKAVKVSFGSLLGLFSSTVVKIILQIVMVVLFFIWIGR encoded by the coding sequence TTGACGATCCTGGGTTGGATTCTGATTATTGCTTTGTTTGCAGTAGGGCTGGCAGGAGCGGTATATCCGATTCTGCCGGGGGCGCTGGCGATCTATCTGGCTTTCTTCGTATACGGCTGGTTCTTTTCCTTCGGCTCCTTCGGTGCCTGGTTCTGGATTATACAGACGCTGATTGTGGTTGTGCTGTTTGTGGCCGATTATGTGGTGGGGGCCTGGGGTGTCAAAAAGTTTGGCGGTTCAAGGGCTTCCGTTATCGGCAGCACGATCGGGATCATTGTAGGCCCTTTTGTAATTCCGGCCTTTGGCCTGCTGATCGGCCCGTTCCTGGGCGCCTTTATCGGTGAGCTGATTGCCGGCTCGAAGCCGGATAAGGCGGTCAAGGTCAGCTTTGGCTCACTCTTGGGGCTGTTCAGCAGCACCGTAGTCAAAATTATTTTGCAGATTGTAATGGTCGTCCTCTTCTTCATCTGGATTGGACGGTAG
- a CDS encoding COX15/CtaA family protein, whose protein sequence is MTTLQLKWLSYMTCTVMFLALLGGVVVTKTGSGLECGNGWPLCHGKLIPAYTIGSLIEYTHRLFSGLAGLMSLASMYAFWRYARHRKDLLTYALLTLVFVIVQGGMGALAVMKSQSAAVMALHMGFSLIAFASSLMLALGARQAYLHGEYSSTAVNSARVSKSFRNLTWVTALYSYIVVYIGAYVSHTDSQGGCSGWPLCNGEWVPELTGGVGIVFIHRIAAALLFLLTAVLGHLAFWKHRELPELRALGIAAVLLCLLQVLSGAAVVHTLYNERWYIFSALSHIVLISGLFGVLCYMSVRVWQLSRTGKQR, encoded by the coding sequence TTGACAACGCTCCAACTGAAATGGCTCAGCTATATGACCTGTACCGTGATGTTTCTGGCGCTGCTCGGCGGAGTGGTTGTGACCAAGACAGGGTCAGGGCTGGAGTGCGGGAACGGGTGGCCGCTCTGCCACGGCAAGCTGATTCCGGCCTATACGATAGGCTCCCTGATTGAGTACACTCACCGTCTGTTCAGCGGGCTTGCCGGACTGATGTCACTGGCCTCCATGTATGCTTTCTGGCGTTATGCCAGGCACCGCAAGGATTTGCTTACCTATGCCCTGCTGACGCTTGTGTTTGTGATCGTGCAAGGAGGAATGGGAGCGCTTGCGGTAATGAAGTCGCAATCTGCAGCCGTAATGGCCCTGCACATGGGCTTCTCTCTGATTGCCTTTGCCAGCTCACTGATGCTGGCGCTTGGAGCCAGACAGGCATATCTGCACGGAGAATACAGCAGTACAGCAGTTAATTCTGCCCGTGTCAGCAAAAGCTTCCGCAACTTAACCTGGGTTACTGCACTATATTCTTATATCGTCGTTTACATTGGAGCATACGTAAGTCACACGGACTCCCAGGGCGGCTGTTCGGGGTGGCCGCTGTGTAACGGCGAATGGGTTCCGGAGCTGACCGGCGGAGTCGGGATTGTATTCATACACCGGATTGCCGCAGCGCTGCTTTTCCTGCTGACGGCTGTGCTCGGCCACCTGGCATTCTGGAAGCACCGGGAGCTGCCGGAGCTTAGAGCGCTGGGGATTGCTGCAGTTCTGCTCTGCCTGCTGCAGGTACTCAGCGGAGCTGCTGTTGTACATACACTGTACAATGAGCGCTGGTACATATTCTCGGCACTATCCCATATTGTGCTGATCTCAGGCCTCTTCGGGGTTCTGTGTTATATGAGTGTCCGGGTCTGGCAGCTCAGCAGAACGGGCAAGCAAAGATAA
- a CDS encoding penicillin-binding transpeptidase domain-containing protein: protein MRWFGKPGFGPESSNTRNYLSLRINLFFFGTFFIFCIIIIRLAGLQFVESPELAEAEASRETKEVPLAAIRGIIHAAGGENIAYSTSIQSLYITLTQEYTAKAKNKDTGHYDFTAEAKANADSLVKRLSAVFAEYGDSSRDGLTGAEILALLDLDYKKSLGYVPRKIKAGLTEAEVAHFMENKDKYPGVSIVEESVRHYDRDTVAVQTVGYMKLFRSTESYDIYKNIRNAMKQTDADPGLMYRDDEFVGIYGLEQQYQRELRGKNGYQRLAVNPQNMAEEVIASVPPVKGNDIWMTIDKGVQMKTEQAITDQLDWLHKNPVQGKYHPDALTGYAVAMEVDTGNVVAMASMPDYDTNVYNAEKLLPEAYEKIKDNNQNGTITQNTSGVSGNGLKSLVFLGSTIKPLSVLIGLNEGFFSVTDTYTDKGIAYFGKNDSSSVSNSSGHVLGRIDPAEAIQESSNAFMVDEVGNPLYKKYQGEGTKVWDQYMKAFGLGVTTQSGLPGEIAGVIDYLNTEEAGSAQAALVYASFGQKGKYTALQLAQYTATLANEGERIKPQLVSRITDAEGNTVKEFKREVLNKFTFDPSYWEEIKQGMNTSVKVFDGFPYDFARKTGTSEMEAYGAIRDNGVFIAYAPREQPKLAVAVIIPEGGFGSNSAAPVARKIFEAYDWEYGLDGVPKKNLLPPAGQDSAVK from the coding sequence GTGAGATGGTTCGGTAAGCCGGGCTTTGGCCCGGAGTCTTCGAACACCCGAAACTACCTGAGTTTACGCATAAATCTGTTTTTCTTCGGCACCTTTTTTATTTTTTGCATCATCATTATCCGGCTTGCGGGGCTGCAGTTTGTGGAAAGTCCCGAGCTTGCCGAGGCGGAGGCCAGCCGTGAGACTAAGGAGGTTCCGCTTGCGGCGATCCGGGGGATCATTCATGCGGCCGGCGGCGAGAATATTGCCTATTCCACATCGATTCAGTCGTTATATATCACTTTAACCCAAGAATATACAGCTAAAGCCAAGAATAAGGACACCGGACATTATGACTTCACTGCTGAGGCCAAAGCCAATGCGGATTCCCTGGTGAAGCGGCTGTCGGCAGTTTTTGCAGAGTATGGCGATTCTTCCAGAGACGGGCTTACCGGAGCGGAAATCCTCGCGCTGCTTGATCTGGATTACAAGAAATCGCTCGGGTATGTTCCCCGCAAAATCAAAGCAGGGCTGACCGAAGCAGAAGTTGCCCACTTCATGGAAAATAAGGATAAGTACCCCGGAGTTTCCATTGTGGAAGAGAGCGTCCGCCACTATGACAGGGACACGGTGGCTGTCCAGACAGTAGGCTATATGAAATTATTCCGTTCTACGGAGAGCTATGATATATACAAGAATATCCGTAATGCCATGAAGCAAACGGATGCAGATCCCGGCCTGATGTACCGCGACGATGAATTTGTGGGTATTTATGGCCTGGAACAGCAATATCAGCGTGAGCTAAGAGGCAAAAACGGCTATCAGCGTCTTGCAGTGAATCCGCAGAATATGGCGGAGGAGGTTATTGCTTCCGTTCCGCCGGTCAAGGGCAATGATATCTGGATGACGATCGACAAAGGGGTGCAGATGAAGACGGAGCAGGCGATCACGGATCAGCTTGACTGGCTGCATAAGAATCCGGTTCAAGGCAAATATCACCCTGATGCATTAACCGGCTATGCGGTGGCGATGGAGGTCGATACAGGGAATGTCGTGGCGATGGCCAGTATGCCTGACTATGACACGAATGTCTATAATGCCGAGAAGCTGCTGCCTGAGGCCTATGAGAAGATCAAGGATAATAACCAGAACGGTACGATTACACAGAATACTTCCGGTGTTTCGGGGAACGGGCTCAAGTCGCTGGTGTTTCTCGGCTCCACAATCAAGCCGTTAAGTGTATTAATCGGTTTGAATGAAGGCTTCTTCTCCGTTACAGATACGTATACGGACAAAGGTATTGCTTATTTCGGTAAAAACGACAGCTCTTCGGTTAGCAATTCCTCCGGCCATGTGCTGGGAAGGATTGATCCTGCCGAGGCGATTCAGGAGTCATCCAATGCCTTCATGGTCGATGAAGTCGGTAATCCGCTGTATAAGAAGTATCAGGGTGAAGGCACCAAAGTATGGGACCAATATATGAAGGCCTTCGGGCTGGGGGTAACGACACAGAGCGGTCTGCCGGGCGAGATCGCCGGAGTTATCGATTACCTGAATACGGAGGAAGCAGGCTCAGCACAGGCGGCACTGGTGTATGCTTCTTTTGGGCAAAAGGGCAAATATACAGCACTGCAGCTGGCCCAGTATACGGCAACGCTGGCTAATGAGGGTGAGCGGATCAAGCCCCAGCTGGTCAGCAGAATTACAGATGCCGAAGGCAACACCGTTAAGGAATTCAAGCGGGAAGTGCTGAACAAATTTACATTTGATCCCTCCTACTGGGAAGAAATTAAGCAGGGTATGAATACCTCCGTTAAAGTGTTTGACGGGTTCCCGTATGACTTTGCCCGCAAGACGGGTACCTCGGAGATGGAGGCCTACGGGGCGATCCGCGACAACGGGGTATTCATTGCTTATGCTCCGCGGGAGCAGCCGAAGCTTGCCGTAGCGGTCATTATTCCGGAAGGCGGCTTTGGATCGAACAGTGCTGCACCGGTGGCCCGGAAGATATTTGAGGCCTATGACTGGGAATACGGGCTTGACGGAGTCCCTAAGAAGAATCTGCTGCCGCCAGCCGGGCAGGATTCAGCAGTGAAATAA
- a CDS encoding polysaccharide biosynthesis protein, whose protein sequence is MSNKKESFVKGTLILAAAALVARVLGLAQRVPLEHLFNDIGNASFTQANTVYLMLLPLATAGIPSTLSKMVSERYALNRPQEAQQVYRAALIFAAVVGVLMSTVLYIAAPYYADYAKVPESTLAIRAIAPALLLFPSIAMMRGYFQGRNNMMAGGISQIVEQIARVSTAVLLAFILLRQGYSNTWMAAGASFGSVFGSIGAFGVMMYYAVKMRRTEEKAALYDSSEARLPLLGIYKDIFKLSIPIVLSSVTVPVVNFIDTSLIVPLLSGQIGADAATRALGIFGSRAQSVAGIPPVLSIALSTSLIPIISAAFARKDEQHLKRQVTLALRISILTGTPIVISLVVAAYSVNGLLFSSLDGSGIVAMLTLGTIFQITMMTTNSILLGMGKSRISMYYVLAGIVVKLASSLLLSQILGIYGIIGATALCFIVITLLNLRMLKKIVPFEILGKRWGGFSIAVLAAAGIGYGLNEAGIMLTNWLPDRLAFLITCLVVGAAVVIVYLVLLIVLGVLSSQEIAGYPRPLRKLLNPLMKLQPARVRANE, encoded by the coding sequence TTGTCCAACAAGAAGGAATCCTTTGTCAAAGGCACGCTTATTCTGGCTGCGGCAGCACTTGTGGCCCGCGTGCTTGGTCTTGCCCAGCGGGTGCCGCTGGAACATTTATTTAACGATATCGGTAACGCCTCGTTTACACAGGCCAATACCGTATATCTGATGCTTCTCCCGCTGGCGACGGCTGGAATTCCCAGTACACTGAGTAAAATGGTGTCGGAGCGTTATGCGCTGAACCGTCCGCAGGAGGCACAGCAGGTGTACCGGGCAGCGCTGATATTTGCGGCTGTAGTTGGTGTACTGATGAGCACGGTGCTGTATATCGCCGCTCCATATTATGCGGATTATGCCAAAGTTCCGGAGAGTACGCTGGCCATCCGGGCGATTGCTCCGGCGCTGCTGCTGTTTCCATCCATTGCAATGATGCGCGGCTATTTCCAGGGCCGCAACAATATGATGGCCGGGGGCATTTCACAGATCGTAGAACAGATTGCCCGGGTTTCCACAGCTGTTCTGCTTGCCTTTATCCTGCTCCGCCAAGGGTACAGCAACACATGGATGGCGGCGGGGGCTTCCTTCGGGAGTGTGTTCGGAAGTATCGGGGCCTTTGGGGTAATGATGTATTACGCTGTGAAAATGCGCCGTACCGAGGAGAAAGCCGCTTTGTATGACAGCAGTGAAGCCAGACTTCCCTTACTCGGTATTTATAAAGATATCTTTAAGTTATCCATTCCGATTGTACTTTCTTCTGTAACCGTACCGGTTGTGAACTTTATTGATACCTCCTTAATTGTACCGCTACTCAGCGGGCAAATCGGGGCAGATGCGGCAACCCGTGCCTTGGGCATCTTCGGCAGCCGGGCACAGAGTGTAGCCGGAATTCCTCCGGTGTTATCCATTGCACTGAGCACTTCACTCATTCCGATCATTTCAGCAGCATTTGCGCGTAAGGATGAGCAGCATCTGAAGCGCCAGGTGACCCTGGCGCTGCGTATTTCAATTCTCACAGGCACACCGATAGTAATTTCGCTGGTGGTTGCAGCATATTCTGTTAACGGTTTGCTATTCAGCAGTCTTGATGGCAGCGGAATCGTAGCTATGCTCACTCTGGGGACAATTTTCCAGATTACGATGATGACTACGAACTCCATTCTGCTCGGAATGGGCAAATCGCGGATTTCGATGTATTACGTACTGGCAGGTATTGTGGTAAAGCTGGCTTCAAGTTTGCTGCTTAGCCAAATTCTCGGGATCTACGGCATTATCGGGGCCACTGCCCTGTGCTTCATTGTAATTACACTGCTTAACTTACGGATGCTCAAAAAAATCGTACCCTTCGAAATTCTCGGCAAGCGCTGGGGAGGGTTCTCGATTGCTGTGCTGGCCGCGGCCGGAATCGGCTACGGATTGAATGAGGCGGGAATTATGCTGACCAACTGGCTGCCTGACCGGCTGGCCTTTCTGATTACCTGTCTGGTGGTAGGAGCTGCAGTTGTCATCGTATATCTGGTTCTGCTGATTGTTCTCGGTGTACTGAGCAGCCAGGAGATTGCGGGATATCCGCGTCCGCTGCGAAAGCTGCTTAATCCGTTGATGAAATTACAGCCTGCCCGTGTGCGTGCTAACGAATAA
- a CDS encoding UbiD family decarboxylase, whose product MAYGNLRQWIEQLRRDKDLAVIDTPVDPNLELAEIHRRVVEEEGPALLFTNVLGTPFPVASNLFGTVRRVNKAFGTRPEQLMKSMTTAVEAMLPPSASGLWREKGVLFDLLKAGTKNVPQGEAPVLGLCRSNDPLKELPRITSWPKDGGPFITLPLVYTESITNPKDHNLGMYRVQIHDDSTTGIHWQIHKGGGFHHRQAELLGETLPLSVFIGGPPALIAAAVAPVPERLPELMLASLMLGSKLPMVQDPLGGHRIPAEAEFSLRGRVSPFERRPEGPYGSQLGYYSQQHDFPVMHVQRMWHRKDAIFPATITGKPRQEDYYLKDYLQRLLAPAYPLLMPSVKALWAYSETGSHSLTAAVVRESYSREAVAAAFRILGEGQLSLTKFLFLTSEQVELTDFPKLLETVLERFKPESDLLILANTSMDTLDYTGPRLNHGSKAVVLGIGNPVRELPRTYTGGLLPAITAAVPYCGGCLAVSGASYEEDAELPARLVASFEEKPADWPLIVLVDDAEAAVRTQTSFLWSVFTRFNPADDIYAGMKVRRNTVSYSLPVVIDARMKRGYPEELVPLEDTVELVNRNWKHYFPLV is encoded by the coding sequence GTGGCATATGGTAATTTGCGACAATGGATTGAACAGCTCCGCAGGGACAAGGATCTTGCCGTAATTGATACTCCGGTAGACCCTAACCTGGAGCTGGCAGAGATCCACCGCCGGGTGGTCGAAGAGGAAGGCCCGGCGCTGCTGTTTACAAATGTACTGGGAACGCCGTTTCCGGTGGCAAGCAATCTGTTCGGTACAGTCCGCCGGGTCAACAAAGCCTTTGGAACACGCCCGGAGCAGCTGATGAAATCAATGACCACTGCGGTGGAGGCTATGCTTCCGCCGTCAGCTTCCGGTCTGTGGAGAGAAAAGGGCGTACTCTTTGATCTGCTGAAAGCCGGAACCAAAAATGTGCCGCAGGGTGAAGCGCCGGTGCTTGGCCTCTGCCGCAGCAATGATCCGCTGAAGGAGTTGCCCCGAATAACCAGCTGGCCCAAGGATGGCGGGCCGTTCATCACCCTTCCCTTGGTTTACACAGAGAGTATTACCAACCCCAAAGATCATAATCTCGGGATGTACCGGGTTCAGATTCATGATGACAGCACCACAGGTATTCATTGGCAAATTCATAAAGGAGGCGGGTTTCATCACCGTCAGGCTGAGCTTCTGGGTGAGACCCTGCCGTTATCTGTATTTATTGGCGGACCGCCGGCCCTGATTGCAGCTGCCGTTGCACCCGTACCGGAGCGTCTTCCCGAATTGATGCTGGCTTCACTTATGCTCGGCAGCAAGCTGCCCATGGTTCAGGATCCGTTAGGCGGGCACCGGATTCCTGCTGAGGCAGAATTCTCGCTCCGCGGGCGCGTGTCGCCGTTTGAACGGAGGCCGGAAGGCCCGTATGGCAGCCAGCTCGGCTACTATTCGCAGCAGCATGATTTCCCCGTAATGCATGTGCAGCGGATGTGGCACCGCAAGGATGCCATCTTTCCGGCAACGATTACCGGCAAGCCGCGCCAGGAGGATTATTACCTTAAGGATTATTTGCAGCGGCTGCTCGCTCCGGCCTATCCGCTGCTGATGCCTTCCGTTAAAGCGCTCTGGGCGTATTCCGAGACCGGATCCCATTCCCTGACCGCGGCTGTGGTGCGGGAGAGCTATTCGAGGGAAGCGGTGGCGGCAGCTTTTCGTATTCTGGGTGAAGGCCAGCTGTCCCTGACGAAGTTCCTCTTCCTGACCAGTGAACAGGTGGAGCTGACGGATTTCCCTAAGCTGCTGGAAACGGTGCTTGAACGCTTCAAACCGGAATCGGATTTGCTGATCCTGGCTAATACTTCAATGGATACGCTGGATTATACCGGCCCGAGGCTGAATCACGGCAGTAAAGCAGTGGTGCTGGGTATAGGGAATCCGGTCCGTGAGCTGCCTAGAACGTACACCGGCGGGCTGCTTCCAGCAATCACCGCCGCTGTTCCTTATTGCGGAGGATGTTTAGCCGTTTCCGGAGCATCCTATGAAGAGGACGCAGAGCTGCCGGCCAGACTTGTGGCTTCATTTGAGGAAAAGCCTGCAGACTGGCCGCTGATCGTGCTTGTGGACGATGCGGAAGCGGCGGTCAGAACACAGACCTCATTCCTGTGGTCCGTGTTCACCCGGTTCAACCCGGCAGATGATATTTATGCCGGAATGAAGGTTAGGCGTAATACGGTCAGCTATTCGCTGCCGGTTGTCATTGATGCCAGGATGAAGCGGGGATATCCGGAAGAGCTGGTTCCCCTTGAAGACACCGTAGAGCTGGTGAACCGCAACTGGAAGCACTATTTCCCTCTTGTATAG